Proteins from a genomic interval of Zingiber officinale cultivar Zhangliang chromosome 2A, Zo_v1.1, whole genome shotgun sequence:
- the LOC122043520 gene encoding uncharacterized protein LOC122043520 translates to MSNLSKLEFVALDISGKNYLSWILDAEIHLDAMGLGDTIKDGNKESLQNRAKAMIFIRHHLHEALKIEYLTIKDPLELWNNLKERYSHYKIVILPNARYEWIHLRLQDFKSVREYNSAMFRISSKLKLCGEKITDEDMLEKTYSTFHASNMLLQQQYREKGFKKYSELITCLLVAEQNNELLMKNHEIRPTGASPIPEVKEITGKNDKRQHRQKFHHGRGRGHGRGRGRGRRYGNDRSQENHDGYNKRNTTTHQKWVNNNVHQKWTNDNGKRIQSGQDNDEKKSENSCYRCGMKGHWSRTCRTPKYFIDLYQASLKGKAKDIETNVVFQDNNTIVGPSMTTHLDVSDFFADPDGGIDNLTGNEDIYGNV, encoded by the coding sequence ATGTCCAATCTTTCAAAGTTAGAGTTTGTGGCTCTTGATATTTCGGGAAAAAATTATCTATCGTGGATTTTGGATGCGGAGATTCATTTGGATGCTATGGGTCTTGGAGACACCATAAAAGATGGAAATAAGGAATCTTTACAAAATCGTGCAAAAGCAATGATATTCATTCGTCACCATCTTCATGAAGCattgaaaattgaatatttgacaATTAAAGATCCACTTGAGCTATGGAATAATTTGAAGGAAAGGTATAGCCATTATAAAATCGTGATTCTTCCAAATGCTCGTTATGAATGGATTCATTTACGTTTACAAGATTTTAAATCTGTACGTGAATATAACTCAGCAATGTTTAGAATtagctcaaaattaaaattatgtggTGAAAAAATTACAGATGAAGATATGTTGGAAAAAACATATTCTACCTTTCATGCATCTAACATGCTCCTGCAGCAGCAATATAGAGAGAAAGGTTTTAAGAAATATTCTGAGTTGATTACATGTCTTCTGGTGGCTGAGCAAAATAACGAGCTTTTGATGAAAAATCATGAGATCCGTCCAACTGGTGCTAGTCCAATCCCTGAAGTGAAAGAGATAACTGGTAAAAATGATAAACGACAGCACAGACAAAAATTTCATCATGGTCGTGGTCGTGGTCATGGTCGTGGTCGTGGTCGTGGTCGTAGATACGGAAATGATCGATCTCAAGAAAATCATGATGGttataataaaagaaacacaacaacTCACCAGAAGTGGGTTAACAATAATGTTCACCAAAAGTGGACAAATGACAATGGTAAAAGGATTCAAAGTGGACAAGATAATGACGAAAAGAAATCAGAAAATTCATGTTATAGATGTGGCATGAAAGGGCATTGGTCACGTACTTGTCGTACGCCAAAATACTTTATTGATCTCTACCAAGCCTCTTTAAAGGGCAAGGCAAAAGATATAGAGACCAATGTTGTCTTTCAAGACAATAACACAATTGTTGGTCCTTCTATGACAACACATTTGGATGTTTCTGATTTCTTTGCAGATCCTGATGGAGGGATAGACAATTTGACTGGAAATGAAGATATTTATGGAAATgtctaa